The Spirosoma foliorum genome has a window encoding:
- a CDS encoding cation diffusion facilitator family transporter: MEQPIKPHQAERGQQSTLVGIAVNIGLVLVKGLAGWLGHSYALIADAMESGTDIVTSIFVWFGLRTASKAPDQNHPYGHGKAEPLAAIVVAMALVGAAILIALQSIRNIQLPHETPAPFTLAVLAGVVIVKEVLFRRVAKVGDETDSSAVKADAWHHRSDAITSLTAFVGISIALIGGPGYESADDWAALLASVVIVYNAYHIFRPSFGEIMDETPAGDWQTELRTLALSVPQVKGIDKFRVRKTGFEYFIDLHVLVPGELTVAQGHAIAHAVKAAILKEKPAVYDVLVHIEPV, translated from the coding sequence ATGGAACAACCAATAAAACCTCATCAGGCCGAGCGGGGCCAACAATCAACGCTGGTCGGCATCGCGGTTAACATCGGGCTGGTACTGGTAAAAGGGCTGGCCGGGTGGCTGGGGCACTCCTACGCCCTGATTGCCGATGCGATGGAATCGGGCACTGACATCGTGACGTCGATTTTTGTCTGGTTTGGCCTTCGTACCGCGTCCAAAGCTCCTGATCAGAATCACCCCTATGGCCACGGAAAGGCCGAGCCACTAGCCGCTATCGTGGTGGCGATGGCCCTGGTTGGCGCGGCTATTTTGATTGCCCTGCAAAGTATCCGAAACATTCAGTTACCGCACGAAACACCAGCTCCCTTTACGCTGGCCGTATTAGCGGGTGTTGTGATTGTTAAAGAAGTGCTGTTTCGGCGCGTTGCGAAGGTTGGCGATGAAACAGATAGTAGTGCCGTGAAAGCCGACGCCTGGCACCACCGCAGCGATGCCATTACGTCACTAACCGCGTTTGTGGGCATCAGTATTGCCCTGATTGGCGGCCCCGGCTACGAAAGTGCCGACGACTGGGCCGCGTTGCTGGCTTCGGTCGTTATCGTGTACAACGCCTACCACATTTTCCGGCCATCGTTCGGTGAAATCATGGACGAAACGCCCGCTGGCGACTGGCAAACTGAGCTTCGAACGCTTGCCTTAAGCGTCCCTCAGGTAAAAGGAATTGATAAATTTCGGGTTCGAAAAACTGGCTTCGAGTACTTCATCGATTTACACGTACTGGTGCCGGGGGAACTAACAGTCGCACAAGGACATGCTATTGCCCATGCCGTTAAAGCCGCCATTCTTAAAGAGAAACCGGCCGTATATGACGTGCTCGTGCATATTGAACCGGTTTAG